CACACTTATTAATGTTCAAGTCAAGTTTGTTGAGTTGGCACCAGTCATTGAGCACGTTAACATCATGTTGTAGAGCGAGGATATCTTCTTCATTTGAAATTCttctatatattttaagatcGTCCACATAAAGCAGGTAATCAGAGAAGAAATTGCACCCGATATCTTTAATGAATTTGACTTGGTATTCTTCTGAGAggaattatatttaaaatatataaaaaatatattctggaaaatatttttattatataaagcttcttatacttaaaatacattctgagtatattttttatatattcgacatttatatttatcatacaaaaaaaatatattttgcttatatttttcttatatcagaaatatattttttatatacaaaaaacGGCCAAAAGTACTGtaattagaatatattttaaatatacgtgaaatatatttttatatatttcacgtataaaataaatatattttatttatattcaaaatatataatgacatatatttttaatatatcaaaaatatatattatttccaTGGAGGAAGCGTTTGAGTATAggattggcgggaagttgcagggatggcctttagggtcaaccgttttcctaatttttaatttagcgcCGATtccaaatttgtttgtttcgCTGCTGATGGCACTCTATTCACGATTCTCCTACACAGTGGCGTAGAATGAGTTCTAATTCTCAATTTCTCACCACAATGTGTAActgaaatgattttttttacttcgaAACTTGTTTACATTGTGAACTTCAATTATCTGTGATAGTGAtggttgacaaaaaaaaagtaaaatatggTGCTCCAGTTCAAACGTGCAACTGATAAATGAATCTGGGATCCAATTCCGATGGCTAATGCTATACAAGCTGTCTGTGATAGAGAAATGGGTTATAAGGTTGCTGCTCAACGATTTGGAGTTCATCAAACGACTTTAGAACGTCGTGCTGCAATTAACCGACAAAACCTTGCTATGGAAATAGCTGTTGCTAAaggttttttatcaaaatattcatgtaaaatttgagttattaatattgacacggtaatttttgaagtgaaacttctttagaaTCGTTGTGATTTCAAACTCGatgaaacgaaaaaataaGTCCATAGAGACACAAACACATAAATGTATAGCATTTAGCCGGTGAAAGAATGAGATAAAATACATTACACGTCCTCGGTCTCCTCTTTGTTTGATCCTTCGTAGCGTCCCCACTATCGTCTACTAAGCATTGTCCATATGCATGCTCCTGTGTAGTGGGatattcaatatgtatatCTATGTCTATATTATATCTTGCTTCAAGTTTGACCGTTCTACGTGTTTATGTTAGCATGTGATTAATACATGAGTTTGCGCCTGCGTATTAGTAACCTTTAATATGAAGCAAGCGTGTTGATTGTTGATGCATTTTTATTTGTGTGAATATTTTCATCTccttaattttacaattatgcCAAAAACTACCAGATCAAAAACAGTAATTGACGCTGTTTTCCAAAAAtggttattatttacaagtaggATCAACCCAAACTAAGCcatgttaatattttaacttcccgctaagaaaattaaaaattttcaaaaatcgggaagttattggttttacctcgtttttcgaaaattgagttttcaacggatgttgacgttttgaggtcctaggaagcctccccgaatgtttccgcggtgatgtccgtatgtctgtatgtgtgtgtctctataacttttgaacgacttgaccgatatcatcgcggttggtgccatttgaaagggcttgaccaaacttagattttgaataccatttagaccgattcgaagcagtagattttgagaaatctcaaaaaaactacaaaagaattttttgaaaggtttttttcaataacttttaaacggctctactgATCGATTCTAAAAACAAATCAGttcttaacattaaaaaaccacgtcgatcaccgccagcccggtcgaaatcggttaatttgttcgtgagttatcgttgtcgaaagaaaactgaaatagttattttcgatacGTATGCGCAAAGGCAAGGATTTTGACGGCTTGAAGTGACGTCACGAGTTTGAGGCTATGGCGCATTTTTATCAAGACCGAGTTATTTATCTGGACGAGCATAGCAAGTCCGAATATAGTACGAGGTCTTGATGAGAATGTATCATAGTCTCAAACGCGTGCCTTCACTTCAAGTTTATCAGAATCCCTACCTTTGAGCATAAAGTATcgaacataattttttgtcatatcaaTTGTGAAAGTTAGATTTGAAAGAACCGTGAAAAATGTCttatcattgtttattttatttaaagtaattgcCATAGTAGTTAAATCAGGTAGATTTGATGTttttgttaatagttcactcatttttattaatgactttataatttaaacacAAAGCCTGTCACACGAGATTAAATAGCGACGGATTAAATCTACGTATATGTTGAAGTCGTTTACAAGATTCGACTATAGCGTATTTTAGCAGCCGTGCAGAAATGTAGAGAcagatagagagagagagaagttACTTTTCGATACTAGTACGAGGTAAATTAACTAAACTATAGAGTGTCAGAAATCGTATTCTTTGCGCCCTCTGTGTGTTGCTTGAAAGTCCAACTTCCACCGTcgatatgtcaaaaaaaagtttttttttataataccaACCGTGAAACTTGGATTTTCGAGCTATAGCTAGGAGGGGTAAAATGAATGATATCTGGTCATCTATAGTTGAGTCTACTTTTTACGCACACGTAAGGATAAGTGACATCTCTCTCTCTATCTGTCTCTACATTCCCGCATGGATGCTAAAAAGTACTATAGGATATTTAGTTTCGTTTATTTCTACAATCATCCACCAGGGAGAGtatgaatcgaaaaaaaaaaaatcttggcgACAAGTCGATTCTTGTAAAcaattttactaatattttagtttgtcaTTTATTTACGTGTGACAGTTCATAAAtgaataacattttatttgcATCCTCTCAAATCCGAGTTTCGCCGTtgctattacaaaaaatttttttcgatacaAATCCGCAAAGGTGGGTATTTTGGTAATAAACTTGAAGTGATGACACTCGTCTGAGATTATGAGTGCATTATCAAGTTGTTATCGGTCGAGAGAAGCAAATGACGTCACTTCAAGCTTACCAAAATACCTACCATTGCGCATACGTATTGAAAATAACTATTTCGCAATTACTTCGAAACTCTTGGctcgatcaatttaaatttggaGTTTCTTCATggggcttcaaaaactgcgtcgaatgccaccaactgcgtcaaaatcggttcattcattcaaaagttattgccgtttgaaaattcaaaaaattgcgttTTATTAGACTGCTATTAGAgatttgagctcgaagagctcaaaatgacacaaaaatcatatttttgagctcgaaaagctcaaaaacgtaatgtgtaattttgagcgcttaagtacaaaatgagcgggaaattgcagagatggcctttagggtcaaccgttatcctaatttttttttcatcaaattgaacaattttttttatttatttataatttacaatttatttatttaatttacaatttacaatttatttatttataatttacaatttatttataattatttgtaattgtgtttataaaatttcattgttaagCTTAAGATGGAgaagcaaatttatttaattggttatcaaattacaaaatttgtagGAAGCAAACTGCCGAGCTTAAAAGAGGTTATGTCTCTTTTCTTTCATTATCATTGTTCTCAAAGCTTGACTATTAAGAAAAGTGCATTAATTACGATTGAGAATGTATTCGATTTATGGTCTGAAGCTGGAATTCCGACTTGTGCGAAAAATTCTGCAGTAAGAAAACTCATTCGCCATCTCACTGTTTGGAAAAatttgctaaaaaataaaaatcaaaagctGTCAtctactcaaaaaaaaaaagtttctatttTTTGTGCCGATATTGAGAAATTATTCGACATAGCACATCACAAAGTAATGAAACTCATTAATGAaagtcaaaagttatttttgcaAGGCCAAAGACAGTCAAATCGACGAGGTTTTCTCCATATTAATCCTCCAGTAAAAACGGTagctaataatattgatgaagATAGAATTGGTGagtggtttttatttttaattgtcaccTAGGGTAAATAGCACAAAAATCCTCAAAAATAGTCATTTATAAACCTAGCATTATTTCAtttccacaaaatttttaaagataattttattatcagcaaaaaaattacgtaTCTCCTTACTGATTTTTTATGCACGAAGTATTTATTGAATTCtaacaattgaataaaattatgtttttaaacgtttttttttttcagtattacCTTTTCTTAAATTGGtcagtaattattttgaatatttttagttgttcttgaatacaagttaaatatttaacatttttcttttttatttttataaaattaactagcAGCCcggcccgcttcgctgggcgtCAGTCAAAATGACTAAAGttcttgttataattttttattttataatgatcaattaatttttaagttcgaaCAATAAGttcaatacaataataataaacctagaacaataactaaaattaataaaatcataagtaataaattttgcattatTCATCGTAGAGTTCGTTTTCTTCTTCTCGCTTTTCCATTGGTTGAAGATTTCCACCAACACCCATATATAAATTAGTTAGATCAATATCGTCTTTTTCCCTAATAAGAAAACAAATTGGACTCATTGGATTTACACGAAAGAAGGTTCTGTGTAACGCAATTGCATTGTAAAGATGAATAACCTGaaaattataacttaaaataaatatagtttaaaaaaactaaagaacacgcttttataaataatatcgaACTAAAAAgtggaaaataaaaagtggaaaataaaaagtggaaaataattttaaaaataaactcaaaaaagtagtatataaaaaatactagcagAACTGAGAGAAAAGCGTGGGGCGCCTTGTGccataattttcatatatcgAGCGCCCCACGCTTTTCTCTTAGTTctgctagtattttttatatactactttttgagtttattttaaaattattttccactttttattttccacTTTTAGTtcgatattatttataaaagcgtgttctttagtttttttaaactatatttatttttaactttttagttcaaaatattctttaaaagcgtgtttttttagtttttttaaactatatttattaataaatagtagCTTTAGCTATCTACAGTATGTACGTTTCGGACGAAACATCACCGTATGTAATCTATGGCCAATATATGGCATGACTCATCGTTATGAACTCGATTGTATTCCATATTTTCTCTCAAGTGCGACATCTACCACACTCGTCTTCATATGAATGTCCCAAACCTCACGCTCATATCGCAACAGCACGACTGTCAGAATATTGACTATTTATCTCATACGTAGCATAAATAAACTATatctttttcttattttctaaGTTCTAGCCGCAATACGTATTGTCTTAATTCAAACGTATTGCTTTGTGGACTTGAgaggggaaaaaaaattttttttttctaagttctAGCCGCAATACGTATTGTCATAATTCAAATGTATTGCTTTGTggacttggaaaaaaatttttttttttctataaattcacTATACACGACTCTGTCAACTTACAAACCATTGGGTAGGTTTGGAAAAATTACTACGGGTAAATTCTCGATTCCatagtatattatattcatCTTTTGTTACGGCATCTGCAATTATTTAGGTTCTGGATTTctgaatcaatttttatgaattatttcttAGTCGTTCCATTTCATCTAATGCTTCGCTGTTACATAGGGTTTTACCCGTCAACTTGGAGCAATCAAGGTCCTCAATTCGAATCCCGTCCAAAGATCTGCATCGGCTGAGTGCTACGTATGCTTGTCCCGCAGCAAACAGCCGAGAGCCCAGATAAATGACTGTATGATCAACTGTACAGCCTTGCATCTTATGAACGGTCGATGCCCAACTCAGGATTAGCGGTAACATTCGTCTCTCAGCAGTTCCATAGCTGTACTTTGCTGGAAATTGTATTGATATTGGCTTAATTACGTGGACACCATCTGAACCGAAATCAATACGGACTGACGGGATGTCTTCCGCGTATACTTGGTCCCTGCGAAAATTAGGCCATATAATTTCGGTAATGAAGCCCATGTTGCCATTCACTAAACCCTTTGACACATCAATGTTCGACCTTAACATCACTTTAGCTCCtacaaatattttcaatactttaGGAAGACCTCCTGTTTTATTGATATCATTAGGTATAACAGAGTCTAAACTTGTATTACCTAAATTTCGTGTAGCATCGATGAGTTGGTCTTGTGCATTAATTGTATAAATCGTAGTCCCTTTATCCTCAAAACTCTGGAGAACTTTTTCGTTGTGTCTAGCAACTTGGTCATTTGTTGGATATATTCTCAAAGCTCTCTCGATCGAAAATTCATCAGTAGCATCTGTTGACactttacttaaaaaaacttCCATATGCTTAGATGTTAATTCTCCAACTCTTAGGGCGTTAAGCACATCTATAAACGTTGTGTCTCCTTGTTGGCGCATATTTTGTTTGAGTTCAACCAGGCGGAATAGCCGCCATAAATGTGTAGCAGGTTTCATGTGCTCTGGTTGTTGGAATACTTGATGTCCTCGGACAGGTGGTAACTGCATTAGATCACCAAAGAGTAAAACATTTATGCCTCCAAAACAAGCGTCCCGGCTTTTTAGTTGACGCAAACGAGAGTCGATCATGCACAGCATCTCATAAGGTACCATAGAAATTTCATCTATGAACAAGAACTCAACATTTTGCCATAATAGGCGCATCCCTCTCAAGTAATTACCAGTTAGAAGCGGCATGCTTACAATAACTCCATCTTTTTGTACTGGTAGTTTTAGCAGACGATGTAGTGTAGTTCCACCGACCAACCGTGCTGCAACTCCAGTGAGAGCACCAATTTTTACAACCGATTTTCCATAACATCGGTTAACTTGGTTTTTCAAAAgattaaaaagaaaagtttttcCGGTGCCTGCTCCACcagttacaaaaattttctctcgCCTAGTGTCACCGTTAAGCTGATTTTTGATACTCTCTGTAATGGCGACGAACAATTGTTTTTGATCAATATTCATAGCCTGCTGTGCTCTCTGGAATTGTTCATTGCTCATTTCTATCTCTGGTAATTCTTCTTCCTCAGCTTCAGGGTCGATAATCTCTGGCTGCTCTAAAATTTCAAACGCACGTATTTGATTGAATGCGTTTTCAAGCTGTTGATCTCGTTCTCGAAATTGGCGCATATGACTACTCATTTCCTTCAAACGATCCTCTCGGTTTAAGAAGGCCTCTTTGGAATTATTAAAACCTTCCAGTAGTTCAGTTTCCGAACGGTAAGGCATGTATTGAATAAGTAAACTGTAGAAAAAGTTTTCTGGATCTGATGCCGCTATAAAGTATGGTACCCTCACAACTGCGGGAACATTCCTCACAACCATTTTGCTCTTATCCAACAACGTGATAAATTGGCGACGTGTGTTTGGATGTTCCTCATACGCATCATAATTATGATTCTAACGATGATTATAATCAATACTTTCTTCAGTCTCGCTTACTTTTTTCGGATAGAATGGTTCAAACAACATTGCAAATTCTGTAAGGCTCATGTTCGGAAAATCATAGTCAGGATGTTGTAGCGGACGTTTTTCATATCTTTCAAAGATATTGCTATAATAGCCAGTTGCATGTCCGCTTTTGTCGAATTGCAACACCCTGTAACGCTGTTCTGGCTTTCTCGTGTTGAGAAAAATGCAGCTTCGCGAGCTGTCTCGTAATGGAATATGACAAAGCCGATACGCACATTCTGCAGCCGATACTTGTcgttcatgaagaatcttcataCATATCTTGAACAGTTTACGGGAAATATCTGTCTCTTCACGTCGAATTTGCTGTATTGCTTGCGCAATTCCAGAATCTACACCTTCAGGTTCTGCTTTCGATAGGTACTTTGCTATATAGTACGCTATCGCTTCATTTGACCCACACGGCTGAATATCCATATTGCCGGTCCACAATCTTAATAAATCTGGATGGTAGTTATTTACCCACGCATCTTCCTTTCGACGCTTAAGTAAACAAATTCTTCCTCCGTTACGAAGAAAATCCTCAGATGAATGAGACACAATCCGTGTTTCGTTACATACTTGACGTGGAAAGTTAAATCGGCATCTTACggaagtattattttttgtacaaGTATGTGTATGCCGATGAATTTGATATTTCAGAACTAGATCATGGAGCTCTAGATCTTCTTCTTCTGTAGGCATTCTACAGCAACAGTTACGATCGAGAAGAAGTTTCCCTTCTTCTGAATCAAACTCTGGATGATTTTCAATCCAGATCACCATATGAAGGTGAGGACTGCCCCGATTCTGGAATTCGATACGCCACCAATGGTCTTTTACTTTGCCACCAAATACATCATCattgtttttgataaatttcatTAGAGCATTTACTCTAATCATGAAATGTCGACTCAAAATTACTGGGTACTTTTCGATAAGTCTTTGAGTCTCATAAATATCAAGCGTATTAGGATCAACATCAGGTCTACCATCAGCTATCAACAAAGCTTTTCGTTGATCTAACCAATTAAGATCATTTGAGCTAAATGTTACAAAATATGTTGGAGCTCCTAGACATCTAATTTGAGCTAAGAGTTCGTTTAAAGCTGACCTCCAATAAGCTGCAGAACCTCTTACATTTTTCACATACAGATGGACATCTTCGACTGCTCCTTCTTTGTtaacaattttcttagcaCATGCTGATATAGTGCTTGTGATACGATAAAATTCAAAGAAGGATAAAGCATAAAATAGATAATCGTTGCGTTGAAATCTTGTATCACTTCCCAAAATTCTAAATTGAAAGTAGTCTAACGCAGTAATATTTACGGGCCTTTGCTCTTTGAAACCATTCTTTCCATAAGGAAACAAGAAAAACCAAGCAAATTTTTCTGCTTTTAGTTTATGTCCCACATTGACGATATTGTCTTTTGTTTTACGGGTGATCTCGTTGAGATTTTGTGGAACGTGTAGTTCATCTTCTACATTGGGTTGCATTACATCGATCGATGCCATTACTGATGTCTGCAGAGGAATTGTTAGATCAGTTATATCCGGTTGGCAAGTGATCGTTTCAGATGCTGACGGTAACTTCGCAATACTCTGTTGTGTTTCTGATTCCTCAGGACCATCATCTATATCAAAGACCTCAACGTCAATATAATCAAGAGTGTATTGGACATTTCTGCTACCTGTTGCACGTTTACAGATCCTTACCAACTCTTTTAAATTGTCGCATTCGATGATGCAAGCTTTTCCCATATTGTCATTCGCTCTAGATCCCTTTAAGCCACAAGCGTGTGAGTTGGTGAAGTAATATTTACCATCGGAGTGCATCACTCCAAACGATTGCCCACCTGTTATCAGTATGCCAGCACTATGTCCCTCAAACAGGTATTCCAGACCTTGATGAAGGGTGCGGCCAAAGTCTGCGCTATTATACTTATCACACAAGCTTCCATATATGTTTGGTTCATCCAAGAAAgtaatctgaaattttttgtcaaatacCATCAAATCGTCTTTGATCACACTGAAATTTCGCACAAGTAAGTAGCCATCAGCTTCAATAGGATATGCAGATAAACGTAACTCCGTTCGAGATCTTACTTCACTGTAGATTCGATCACCTGTTAACATGTTCAGATTAAGGGTGTTTGTCGACCAGCATTGTGGTATAAGAACACTAGCCCTTAAGATGTTTGACAATGCCATTGCACAGCATTGTACACCTGCATATCCTGATGTGAATATGGTATCTTTTCCTTGATGCCATGAAGCGCGTACAATTCTCGCAGACTCGTTGATGCTTATGTAAGCACTAGCCCCCTCAGGAGGTTCTTCTCTAGTCTCCACAGCAACTTCTGGCGGTGTTTCTTCTGCTCTTACGATATCATCGTCATTCATCACAACGTTATGATCAATAGTGACGTCTTTATAAAGTGGATTATTTGCGATTAACCAATTGAGGGCATCATATACTTTATTTCTCGATACTGAAAACTATCGTGTtatgttaatattttcaagatGCTCAGTAATGACAACTATTCCAGCATCACTTGTAGATCTTGGTAACATCTTTGGAAGAGTTTCAGTAACTTCGAAAACATCCTGAGCGAACAGTACTGCTTGACCTCGAAAACTATATTGACCAAATACACCActaagttttataattttaacaaatggTATAATGCGTGAAATAAGCCTCTGCTCGGCTTGTGATAACTCAGCAATCACTTCTGGAATAGAGCCTGGGTCCAGATTATTCCAATAAGCTTTAGATGgtgcaaaaatttttctttgaagTCAAATGGACCTTACAACGATTACAAACTGTCAAGCAATTCTTTTGTTTTAGTTCGTCAGGCAGGTATCGAGCCACTTTGGTATCTACAGTCCACTTAGAAATTTGATGTTGATAGCACCGTTTAGTGCAAATTTCACAAGTCTTATCACAAAATGTATTAATAGATTGCTTAAAGCCCGTCAGACTTGCTCTACTTAATCTCCTTGACTCAGCATTTCGGTGCTGCATTTGCTGCAAACGAGCATCTCTAGTTTGGTCAGATTCTGAGGCTCGGATTTCAGTTGTGCGCTGACGCACTTGCTGCAAACGAGCTTCTCTAGTTTGATCAGATTCTGAGGCTCTGACTTCGGCTGCATGTTGACGCATTTGCTGCAAACGAGTCGCTTTGGCTTGTTTAGATTCTGAGGCTCGAGTTTCAGTTGTGTGCTGACGCACTTGCTGCAAACGAGCTTCTCTAGCTTGATCAGATTCTGAGGCTCTGACTTTGGCTGCATGTTGACGCATTCGCTGCAAACGAGTCTCTTTGGCTTGTTTAGATTCTGAGGCTCTGACTTTGGCTGCATGTTGACGCATTTGCTGCAAACGAGTCTCTTTGGCTTGTTTAGATTCTGAGGCCCGAGTTTTAGTTGTGTGCTGACGCACTTGCTGCAAACGAGCTTCTCTAGTTTGATCAGATTCTGAGGCTCTGACTTCGGCTGCATGCTGACGCATTTGTCGCAAACGAGCTTCTCTAGCCCCCTTTGATTGCTTGGctct
This genomic interval from Cotesia glomerata isolate CgM1 linkage group LG1, MPM_Cglom_v2.3, whole genome shotgun sequence contains the following:
- the LOC123275184 gene encoding ATP-dependent DNA helicase PIF1-like is translated as MVVRNVPAVVRVPYFIAASDPENFFYSLLIQYMPYRSETELLEGFNNSKEAFLNREDRLKEMSSHMRQFRERDQQLENAFNQIRAFEILEQPEIIDPEAEEEELPEIEMSNEQFQRAQQAMNIDQKQLFVAITESIKNQLNGDTRREKIFVTGGAGTGKTFLFNLLKNQVNRCYGKSVVKIGALTGVAARLVGGTTLHRLLKLPVQKDGVIVSMPLLTGNYLRGMRLLWQNVEFLFIDEISMVPYEMLCMIDSRLRQLKSRDACFGGINVLLFGDLMQLPPVRGHQVFQQPEHMKPATHLWRLFRLVELKQNMRQQGDTTFIDVLNALRVGELTSKHMEVFLSKVSTDATDEFSIERALRIYPTNDQVARHNEKVLQSFEDKGTTIYTINAQDQLIDATRNLGNTSLDSVIPNDINKTGGLPKVLKIFVGAKVMLRSNIDVSKGLVNGNMGFITEIIWPNFRRDQVYAEDIPSVRIDFGSDGVHVIKPISIQFPAKYSYGTAERRMLPLILSWASTVHKMQGCTVDHTVIYLGSRLFAAGQAYVALSRCRSLDGIRIEDLDCSKLTGKTLCNSEALDEMERLRNNS